In a genomic window of Streptomyces sp. NBC_01231:
- a CDS encoding ATPase gives MGLTASVLAVDAGNSKTDVAVVAADGTVLATARGGGFRPPAVGVETAVDKVADAVKRAFAAAGVESADHVSACLANADFPVEEEQLRAALHARAWGARTEVRNDTFAVLRAGVTEPRGVAVVCGAGINCVGMRPDGRTARFPALGRVSGDWGGGWGLAEEALWHASRAEDGRGGPTTLARTLPAHFGLPSMYALVEALHLEHVKPARQHELTPVLFATAVDGDPVARSIVDRLAEEVVTMATVALARLDLLEEETPVLLGGGVLAARHPQLDDGVRDLLAARAPKAVPRVVTAPPVLGAALLGLDRAEAPEETHERLRAHFAHSGPSGV, from the coding sequence GTGGGCCTGACCGCAAGTGTCCTCGCCGTCGACGCGGGCAACAGCAAGACCGACGTCGCGGTCGTGGCGGCCGACGGAACCGTCCTCGCCACGGCCCGCGGCGGCGGGTTCCGGCCGCCGGCGGTGGGCGTGGAGACGGCGGTGGACAAGGTCGCGGACGCGGTGAAGCGGGCGTTCGCCGCGGCGGGCGTCGAGTCGGCCGACCATGTCTCCGCCTGCCTCGCCAACGCCGACTTCCCCGTGGAGGAGGAGCAGCTGCGGGCCGCGCTGCACGCGCGCGCGTGGGGGGCACGTACGGAGGTCCGCAACGACACGTTCGCGGTGCTGCGGGCGGGCGTCACCGAGCCGCGCGGGGTCGCCGTCGTCTGCGGCGCGGGCATCAACTGCGTCGGCATGCGTCCCGACGGCCGCACCGCCCGCTTCCCCGCACTCGGCCGGGTCTCCGGCGACTGGGGCGGCGGCTGGGGCCTGGCGGAGGAGGCCCTGTGGCACGCCTCCCGCGCGGAGGACGGCCGCGGCGGTCCCACGACGCTGGCGCGGACCCTCCCCGCCCACTTCGGTCTCCCCTCCATGTACGCGCTCGTCGAGGCCCTGCACCTGGAGCACGTCAAGCCCGCCAGACAGCACGAGTTGACGCCCGTGCTGTTCGCCACCGCGGTCGACGGTGACCCGGTCGCCCGGTCCATCGTCGACCGGCTGGCCGAGGAGGTCGTCACCATGGCCACGGTGGCGCTGGCACGGCTCGATCTGCTGGAGGAGGAGACACCGGTGCTGCTGGGCGGGGGTGTCCTGGCCGCGCGGCATCCCCAGCTCGACGACGGCGTACGGGACCTGCTGGCGGCCCGGGCCCCGAAGGCGGTCCCGCGCGTGGTGACCGCGCCCCCGGTGCTGGGGGCGGCCCTGCTGGGACTGGACCGTGCGGAAGCACCGGAGGAGACCCACGAGCGACTGCGGGCGCACTTCGCACACTCCGGCCCGTCCGGCGTTTGA
- a CDS encoding 6-phospho-beta-glucosidase: MKLTVVGGGSTYTPELIDGFARLRDTLPIEELVLVDPAAERLELVGGLARRIFAKQGHPGRIVTTDDLDKGVEGADAVLLQLRVGGQAARQQDETWPLECGCVGQETTGAGGLAKALRTVPVVLDIAERVRRTNPNAWIIDFTNPVGIVTRALLQAGHKAVGLCNVAIGFQRKFAGMLGVAPADVHLDHVGLNHLTWETGVRLGGPEGKDVLPELLTAHGTDIAGDLHLPRPLLDRLGVVPSYYLRYYYAHDEVVRELRTKPSRAAEVAAMERELLDLYADPALDEKPELLARRGGAFYSEAAVDLTASLLGKGGSPYQVVNAYNRGTLPFLPDDAVIEVQAAVGPKGPTPLFVPSVDPLYAGLMASVTTYEDLALRAALHGGRDRVFRALLAHPLVGQYAYAESLTDQLIAHNREHLAWA, from the coding sequence GTGAAACTCACCGTGGTCGGCGGAGGATCGACCTACACCCCCGAACTCATCGACGGTTTCGCGCGGTTGCGGGACACCCTGCCGATAGAGGAACTGGTCCTGGTCGACCCGGCAGCCGAACGCCTTGAGCTGGTCGGCGGACTGGCGCGGCGCATCTTCGCCAAGCAGGGGCACCCCGGGCGGATCGTCACGACCGACGACCTGGACAAGGGCGTCGAGGGCGCCGACGCCGTCCTGCTCCAACTGCGTGTCGGGGGCCAGGCAGCGCGTCAGCAGGACGAGACCTGGCCGCTGGAGTGCGGCTGCGTCGGCCAGGAGACGACCGGTGCGGGCGGCCTCGCCAAGGCACTGCGCACGGTCCCGGTGGTCCTGGACATCGCCGAACGCGTCCGCCGCACCAACCCGAACGCCTGGATCATCGACTTCACCAACCCGGTCGGCATCGTCACCCGGGCCCTGCTCCAGGCGGGCCACAAGGCGGTCGGCCTGTGCAACGTGGCGATCGGCTTCCAGCGGAAGTTCGCGGGCATGCTCGGTGTGGCGCCCGCCGACGTCCACCTCGACCACGTGGGCCTCAACCACCTCACCTGGGAGACGGGCGTGCGCCTCGGCGGCCCCGAGGGCAAGGACGTCCTGCCCGAACTCCTCACCGCCCACGGCACGGACATCGCCGGGGACCTGCACCTCCCGCGGCCCCTCCTGGACCGTCTGGGCGTGGTCCCGTCGTACTACCTGCGCTACTACTACGCGCACGACGAGGTGGTGCGGGAGCTGCGCACCAAGCCGTCCCGTGCGGCGGAAGTGGCCGCCATGGAACGGGAGTTGCTGGACCTGTACGCGGACCCGGCGCTCGACGAGAAGCCGGAGCTGCTGGCCCGGCGCGGCGGCGCCTTCTACTCGGAGGCGGCCGTGGACCTGACCGCTTCCCTGCTCGGCAAGGGCGGCAGCCCCTACCAGGTGGTGAACGCGTACAACCGGGGCACTCTGCCCTTCCTGCCGGACGACGCGGTGATCGAGGTACAGGCGGCCGTGGGCCCCAAGGGTCCGACCCCGCTGTTCGTGCCGTCCGTGGACCCCCTGTACGCCGGTCTGATGGCCAGCGTGACGACGTACGAGGACCTGGCTCTGCGAGCCGCCCTGCACGGCGGTCGCGACCGGGTCTTCCGGGCCCTCCTCGCCCACCCGCTCGTCGGCCAGTACGCGTACGCCGAATCCCTCACCGACCAGCTGATCGCACACAACCGGGAGCACCTCGCGTGGGCCTGA